In the genome of Deinococcus yavapaiensis KR-236, one region contains:
- a CDS encoding prephenate dehydrogenase/arogenate dehydrogenase family protein: MDSASTFGTVLIAGVGLIGGSVALRMKNLLLARKVIGLDASSQVLNNAIALGVIDEARLDVGEWLSEVDLVVLSAPVSALPDLGRTIAGFTRPDTLFTDVGSVKSPIAEALSHVPNFVPGHPMAGSERGGVEHATGLMLQNAVWVLTPTDDTSLTALSKVRALVEALGAAPIVMPPDAHDALVATISHLPYVASLALTHMVARDERLALLAAGGFRDLTRVASGDPRMSRDMVVENKNALRQALRRFRRELERLEAQLEVPEELLEAARESKRTRDSLPIVRRTILPPRQDLIVAVEDKPGELGRITQIVGFAGINIKDIEVLAIREQGGSVRLGLETPDDVERARSLLEAEGYVTRSRV, from the coding sequence ATGGATTCGGCCTCGACCTTCGGCACCGTCCTCATCGCGGGTGTCGGCTTGATCGGCGGAAGCGTCGCGTTGCGCATGAAGAACTTGCTGCTCGCGCGCAAGGTGATCGGGCTCGACGCGTCCTCGCAAGTCCTCAACAACGCGATCGCCCTCGGCGTCATCGACGAGGCGCGCCTCGACGTCGGCGAGTGGCTGAGCGAGGTGGACCTCGTCGTGCTGAGCGCGCCCGTGTCGGCCTTGCCGGATCTCGGGCGGACGATCGCTGGCTTCACCCGTCCCGACACGCTGTTCACGGACGTCGGAAGCGTGAAAAGCCCGATCGCCGAGGCGTTGTCGCACGTTCCGAACTTCGTGCCCGGTCATCCCATGGCGGGCAGCGAGCGTGGCGGGGTGGAGCACGCGACGGGACTGATGTTGCAAAACGCCGTGTGGGTGCTCACGCCGACGGACGACACGAGCCTCACCGCGCTCTCGAAAGTGCGCGCCCTCGTGGAGGCGCTCGGCGCGGCCCCGATCGTGATGCCGCCCGACGCGCACGACGCGCTCGTCGCAACGATCAGCCACTTGCCGTACGTGGCGTCGTTGGCGCTCACGCACATGGTCGCGCGTGACGAGCGCCTCGCGCTGCTCGCCGCCGGGGGCTTCCGTGACCTCACGCGCGTCGCGAGCGGCGATCCGCGCATGAGCCGCGACATGGTCGTGGAGAACAAGAACGCCTTGCGGCAAGCCCTTCGGCGCTTTCGGCGCGAGCTGGAGCGCTTGGAAGCGCAACTCGAAGTTCCCGAGGAGTTGCTGGAGGCCGCGCGGGAAAGCAAGCGCACGCGCGACTCTCTGCCGATCGTCCGCCGGACCATCCTGCCGCCGCGTCAAGACCTTATCGTGGCCGTCGAGGACAAGCCGGGCGAACTCGGGCGCATCACGCAGATCGTGGGCTTCGCGGGCATCAACATCAAGGACATCGAAGTGCTCGCCATTCGGGAGCAGGGCGGCTCGGTCCGGCTCGGCTTGGAAACGCCGGACGACGTCGAGCGCGCGCGAAGCTTGCTGGAAGCGGAAGGCTACGTCACGAGAAGCCGCGTCTAG
- a CDS encoding GNAT family N-acetyltransferase gives MTSLHVLRADPSHLDLLAPLFDGYRQFYGQASDLGGARAFLAERLENKESVIFLALDERVPLGFTQLYPSFTSVGMRRIWILNDLFVAPLGRRRGVGQALLQRARQHAAETGVARLTLSTAVDNLGAQALYEANGWTRDEGFYTYNLPL, from the coding sequence ATGACTTCCCTCCACGTTCTGCGTGCCGACCCGTCCCACCTCGATCTTCTCGCGCCGCTGTTCGACGGCTACCGACAGTTCTACGGTCAGGCGAGCGATCTCGGCGGTGCGCGCGCGTTTCTCGCCGAGCGTTTGGAAAACAAAGAGTCGGTGATCTTCTTGGCCCTCGACGAGCGCGTGCCGCTGGGCTTCACGCAGCTCTACCCGTCGTTCACGTCCGTCGGGATGCGCCGAATCTGGATTCTCAACGACCTCTTCGTCGCGCCGCTCGGACGACGTAGAGGGGTCGGGCAGGCCTTGCTGCAGCGCGCGAGGCAGCACGCGGCGGAAACGGGCGTCGCCCGCCTCACCTTGTCCACCGCCGTCGACAACCTCGGCGCGCAAGCTTTGTACGAAGCGAACGGCTGGACGCGCGACGAGGGATTCTACACGTACAACTTGCCGCTCTAG
- a CDS encoding DUF11 domain-containing protein produces the protein MIRWCSRSVVPMLATALLAACSGSPPPLNTDLAVQKVLASPTPNLLYGQPATYTITVTNNGPNTYGGTIGFVDAIPAGMTFTGVSSPWTCAPVGAVGPANVVCTRPGPLAPSASVSAAFTVSVAGPAVLGPTVKNCARLVVPFGDQNNANNNACVTNSVSAGPPPGFDLKLQKTAGGALTAGGTGTYTFTVANLGPSPVPAGTTITLTDNLPAGLTFGSMTNPWVCTGTTSVTCGLTLTSALPASGTQSGTMTVNVAASVTGVVQNCATISTPGDTNVQNDRSCIGTDVVQAPQKYDLILAKTVAHPLTAGMTGAYTFTITNLGPGFVPAGTVLTITDNLVAGLTFASITPPWVCTGATSVTCTLTLTSPLPMGGTLTATMTVNVAPIVPGTPPPGQIRNCAAVGAPGDSNAQNDQGCVTSDVVTPTTQRLWVGSLVSLYGVGFDLAQLPTAAPGGAVTPNHRLTNAPGNGTQGLAFDAAGNLWMSREQNSIACFQAANLSGVYTTGPNGTITSPALSSPWDIAFDPSGNLWVANGANDTVVKFNAGALSCSTAQTLTPSVVLSSSGGSLSTPRALAFDAAANLWVVNETGSLVRFAAPLPTSSVALPASTTLTAASPAFNTPRGLAFDAAGNAFVTNAFSDTLMKFTPSQLASGGTQTPTVNIQIPATYPCELTGPAFDWSGNLWVSCLSSLVRFTPADLASSGTAVMANLAKITSAPSSPQTTFIEANRLAFTPKPTGLPLYP, from the coding sequence ATGATTCGATGGTGTTCGCGTTCCGTCGTACCGATGCTGGCCACCGCGTTGCTCGCCGCTTGCAGCGGAAGTCCGCCGCCGCTCAACACGGATCTCGCCGTGCAGAAGGTCCTGGCCAGTCCCACGCCGAACCTCCTGTACGGCCAACCTGCCACGTACACCATCACGGTCACGAACAACGGTCCGAACACTTACGGCGGGACGATCGGCTTCGTGGACGCCATTCCGGCCGGGATGACGTTCACGGGAGTCTCGTCACCGTGGACGTGCGCTCCCGTGGGCGCCGTCGGACCCGCCAACGTCGTGTGTACGCGTCCCGGCCCGCTCGCGCCGTCCGCGAGCGTCTCGGCGGCTTTCACGGTCTCGGTTGCGGGTCCGGCCGTCTTGGGACCGACCGTGAAGAACTGCGCGCGGCTCGTCGTGCCGTTCGGAGACCAGAACAACGCCAACAACAACGCGTGCGTCACGAACTCGGTGAGCGCCGGCCCGCCGCCCGGTTTCGACTTGAAGCTTCAGAAGACCGCCGGCGGCGCCTTGACGGCTGGTGGAACGGGCACCTACACGTTCACCGTCGCGAACTTGGGGCCGTCGCCCGTTCCCGCCGGAACGACCATCACCTTGACGGACAACTTGCCCGCCGGATTGACGTTCGGATCCATGACCAACCCGTGGGTGTGCACCGGAACCACGAGCGTCACTTGTGGCCTCACCCTCACGAGCGCCTTGCCAGCGAGCGGCACCCAAAGCGGCACCATGACCGTGAACGTCGCCGCGAGCGTCACGGGCGTCGTGCAGAACTGCGCCACCATCTCCACGCCCGGCGACACGAACGTCCAGAACGACCGAAGCTGCATCGGCACCGACGTCGTGCAAGCTCCGCAAAAGTACGATCTGATCCTCGCGAAGACCGTCGCCCATCCTCTCACGGCCGGCATGACGGGCGCGTACACGTTCACGATCACGAACCTCGGTCCGGGCTTCGTGCCCGCCGGGACCGTCCTCACCATCACCGACAACCTCGTCGCGGGCCTCACGTTCGCGTCCATCACGCCTCCGTGGGTGTGCACGGGCGCCACGAGCGTCACGTGCACCCTCACCTTGACGTCCCCGCTTCCGATGGGCGGGACCTTGACCGCCACGATGACCGTGAACGTCGCGCCGATCGTGCCCGGCACTCCTCCTCCCGGACAAATCCGCAATTGCGCGGCCGTCGGCGCTCCCGGCGATTCGAACGCGCAAAACGACCAAGGATGCGTCACGTCCGACGTCGTCACGCCCACCACCCAGCGCTTGTGGGTGGGCTCGCTCGTGAGCTTGTACGGCGTGGGCTTCGATCTCGCTCAACTTCCCACCGCCGCGCCCGGCGGGGCGGTCACGCCGAACCACCGCCTCACGAACGCGCCGGGCAACGGAACGCAAGGACTCGCATTCGACGCGGCGGGCAACTTGTGGATGAGCCGCGAGCAGAACTCCATCGCCTGCTTTCAAGCGGCGAATTTGAGCGGCGTGTACACCACCGGTCCGAACGGCACCATCACGTCGCCCGCCTTGTCCTCTCCGTGGGACATCGCGTTCGATCCGAGCGGAAACCTCTGGGTGGCGAACGGCGCGAACGACACGGTCGTGAAGTTCAACGCCGGCGCCCTCTCGTGCTCGACCGCGCAAACCCTCACGCCGAGCGTCGTTCTGTCTTCGAGCGGTGGAAGTCTGTCCACGCCGCGCGCGCTCGCGTTCGACGCCGCCGCTAACTTGTGGGTCGTGAACGAAACGGGAAGCCTCGTGCGCTTCGCCGCGCCCCTTCCCACGAGCAGCGTCGCCCTCCCCGCGTCGACGACACTCACGGCCGCGTCTCCCGCCTTCAATACGCCCAGGGGCCTCGCCTTCGACGCGGCGGGCAACGCCTTCGTCACCAACGCGTTCAGTGACACCTTGATGAAGTTCACGCCCTCGCAGCTCGCGTCGGGCGGCACGCAAACGCCGACCGTCAACATCCAAATCCCGGCGACTTATCCGTGCGAGTTGACAGGCCCCGCCTTCGACTGGAGCGGGAACTTGTGGGTGTCGTGCTTGTCGAGTCTCGTGCGCTTCACTCCGGCGGATCTCGCGTCGAGCGGCACGGCCGTCATGGCGAACCTCGCGAAGATCACGAGCGCGCCGAGCAGTCCGCAAACGACGTTCATCGAAGCCAACCGGCTCGCATTCACGCCGAAACCCACGGGCTTGCCGTTGTACCCCTGA
- the malQ gene encoding 4-alpha-glucanotransferase → MRSRTTWYNPCDMALSRSSGVLLHFTSLPGAYGIGEFNEHAYRTVDWLASAGQKYWQVMPLGPTGYGDSPYQSFSAFAGNPYLISLDDLVKEGVLFETDLAEAPPFSETKVDFGQQYVWRRAILTRAFENYRGGAGAHLAAELAQFRDEEAGWLVDFALFMALKNAHDGAPWNSWEHDIRTRQPEALARWSDLLASEIDRVIFEQFLFFRQWKRLRAYAHEKDIQIIGDIPIFVAMDSADAWSEPQQFHFDEQGQPTVVAGVPPDYFSATGQLWGNPLYRWDKMKAEGFEWWIRRFKGSLKLYDVIRIDHFRGFAAYWEIPFPAENAMKGQWVPAPGHELFEAVQKALGDDLPIIAEDLGVVTPDVEKLRDDFHFPGMAVLQFAFGGNDWEKNAFLPENLRENQVVYPGTHDNDTSLGWWRQASEAEQRHVTRYLPDASQHNFGWRLTELAWGTRCVLAVTTLQDLLNLGTDARMNLPGTLGDHNWTWRATPDMFSDDLARDLRALTERHGR, encoded by the coding sequence GTGCGAAGCCGTACGACCTGGTACAATCCCTGCGATATGGCTCTCTCACGATCCAGCGGCGTCCTGCTGCACTTCACCTCGCTGCCCGGCGCGTACGGCATCGGCGAGTTCAACGAGCACGCCTACCGCACGGTGGATTGGCTCGCGTCGGCCGGACAGAAATACTGGCAAGTCATGCCGCTCGGCCCCACGGGGTACGGCGACTCGCCGTACCAGTCCTTCAGCGCTTTCGCGGGCAATCCCTACCTCATCAGCCTCGACGATCTCGTGAAAGAAGGCGTGCTGTTCGAGACGGACCTCGCGGAAGCGCCTCCATTCTCGGAGACGAAAGTCGATTTCGGGCAGCAGTACGTGTGGCGCCGCGCGATTCTCACACGCGCCTTCGAAAACTACCGGGGCGGCGCGGGGGCGCACCTCGCCGCCGAACTCGCGCAGTTTCGCGACGAAGAAGCGGGCTGGCTCGTGGACTTCGCCTTGTTCATGGCCCTCAAGAACGCGCACGACGGCGCGCCGTGGAACTCGTGGGAGCACGACATCCGCACGCGTCAACCCGAGGCGCTCGCTCGCTGGTCGGACCTGCTCGCGAGTGAAATCGACCGAGTGATCTTCGAGCAGTTCCTGTTTTTCCGTCAATGGAAGCGCCTCCGCGCCTACGCCCACGAAAAGGACATCCAGATCATCGGCGACATCCCGATCTTCGTCGCGATGGACTCCGCCGACGCGTGGAGCGAGCCGCAGCAGTTCCACTTCGACGAGCAAGGCCAACCAACGGTCGTCGCGGGCGTACCGCCCGACTACTTCAGCGCAACCGGTCAACTCTGGGGCAATCCGCTGTACCGCTGGGACAAGATGAAGGCCGAAGGCTTCGAGTGGTGGATTCGCCGCTTCAAAGGAAGCCTCAAACTGTACGACGTCATCCGCATCGACCATTTCCGTGGCTTCGCCGCGTACTGGGAGATTCCGTTTCCCGCCGAGAACGCCATGAAGGGTCAGTGGGTTCCGGCGCCGGGCCACGAGTTGTTCGAAGCCGTCCAAAAAGCCCTCGGCGACGATCTTCCCATCATCGCCGAGGACCTCGGAGTCGTCACGCCCGACGTGGAAAAATTGCGCGACGACTTTCACTTTCCCGGCATGGCCGTCTTGCAGTTCGCGTTCGGCGGCAACGACTGGGAGAAGAACGCCTTCTTGCCCGAGAACTTGCGTGAAAACCAAGTCGTGTACCCCGGAACGCACGACAACGACACGAGCTTGGGCTGGTGGCGCCAAGCGAGCGAGGCCGAACAGCGTCACGTCACGCGGTACCTCCCCGACGCGTCTCAGCACAACTTCGGCTGGCGCCTCACGGAACTCGCGTGGGGCACGCGCTGCGTCCTCGCTGTCACGACGCTGCAAGACCTCCTGAACCTCGGGACGGACGCCCGCATGAACCTTCCCGGGACGCTGGGAGACCACAACTGGACGTGGCGCGCGACGCCCGACATGTTCAGCGACGACCTCGCCCGCGACTTGCGCGCGCTGACCGAGCGACACGGTCGCTGA
- a CDS encoding NAD(P)-dependent oxidoreductase encodes MIRDKNVLVRVLIPSEFSALSLPDVELLQYNADSDLPDADGLVTWGFPRFVREHALTLPSLRWALTLTAGVDNILPDFPPHLRLFNASQLHAEAVAQHALALLLAGARGLHAARDFQRERTWARSGIFSGGNVGGGLTTLRGKHVVIWGHGTIGRSLEAMLAPLGANVTGLRSSATREQLDEALRTADVLVLLVPLTEKTRGLVNADVLARLKPSAWFANLGRGELVVQDDLVAALESRRIGLALLDVTTPEPLPETSPLWTLPNVVLTPHVAAATNDLAERGAEFTRSFLERFTRGLPLENEVSRDKGY; translated from the coding sequence GTGATTCGTGATAAGAACGTCCTCGTGCGAGTCTTGATTCCCTCAGAGTTCTCGGCCCTGTCGCTGCCCGACGTCGAACTTCTTCAGTACAACGCCGACTCCGATCTTCCCGACGCGGACGGCCTCGTGACGTGGGGTTTTCCGCGCTTCGTACGCGAGCACGCCCTGACCTTGCCGAGCTTGCGCTGGGCGCTGACCCTCACGGCAGGCGTCGACAACATCCTGCCCGACTTTCCGCCGCACTTGCGCTTGTTCAACGCGTCCCAACTGCACGCCGAGGCGGTCGCGCAGCACGCGCTCGCGTTGCTGCTGGCGGGCGCGCGCGGTCTGCACGCCGCGCGCGACTTCCAGCGCGAGCGCACTTGGGCCAGAAGCGGCATCTTCAGCGGCGGCAACGTCGGCGGCGGCCTCACCACCTTGCGCGGCAAGCACGTCGTCATCTGGGGCCACGGGACGATCGGCCGCTCGCTCGAAGCGATGCTGGCCCCGCTCGGCGCGAACGTCACGGGCCTGCGGTCCTCGGCGACGCGCGAGCAACTCGACGAGGCGCTGAGGACCGCCGACGTCCTCGTGCTGCTGGTGCCCCTCACGGAGAAGACGCGCGGTCTCGTGAACGCGGACGTCCTCGCTCGCCTCAAGCCGAGCGCTTGGTTCGCGAACTTGGGGCGCGGCGAGCTGGTCGTGCAAGACGACCTCGTCGCCGCCTTGGAATCTCGCCGAATCGGCCTCGCCCTTCTCGACGTCACGACGCCCGAACCGCTGCCGGAGACGTCACCTCTGTGGACCTTGCCGAACGTCGTTCTGACGCCTCACGTCGCCGCCGCCACGAACGATCTTGCCGAGCGCGGCGCCGAGTTCACGCGGTCGTTCTTGGAGCGATTCACGCGCGGCTTGCCGCTCGAAAACGAGGTCAGCAGGGACAAGGGTTACTGA
- a CDS encoding GNAT family N-acetyltransferase has translation MSAAASWGRVTLQPLTDLLPEEWRKFYAYFRDRELADWNGAKPIKLPEWVFVRVMLDEERGGERFGFGIFEEHGRFIGSVELYELRPAPPAVPREATLGIMIGERALWGKGYGREALEAVLLWAFELRSDPLWIVRLRTFSHNKRAQRAFGAVGFREVGREPGKDHTDVLMRVTRDEWRARREEALGETGSPHERE, from the coding sequence ATGAGTGCCGCCGCGTCATGGGGCCGCGTGACCCTCCAACCGCTCACGGACCTTCTGCCAGAGGAATGGCGGAAGTTCTACGCGTACTTTCGCGACCGTGAACTCGCCGACTGGAACGGCGCGAAGCCCATCAAGCTTCCCGAGTGGGTGTTCGTGCGGGTGATGCTGGACGAGGAGCGCGGCGGCGAGCGGTTCGGCTTCGGCATCTTCGAGGAGCACGGGCGCTTCATCGGCTCGGTGGAATTGTACGAGCTTAGACCCGCGCCGCCCGCCGTGCCGCGCGAAGCGACCCTCGGCATCATGATCGGCGAGCGCGCCTTGTGGGGCAAAGGCTACGGGCGCGAAGCCTTGGAAGCCGTGCTGCTGTGGGCGTTCGAACTCAGATCCGATCCGCTGTGGATCGTGCGCCTACGAACCTTCTCGCACAACAAGCGTGCGCAGCGCGCCTTCGGCGCCGTCGGCTTTCGAGAAGTGGGACGCGAGCCCGGCAAGGACCACACCGACGTCTTGATGCGCGTCACGCGCGACGAGTGGCGGGCGCGGCGCGAAGAAGCGCTTGGCGAGACGGGCTCGCCGCACGAACGCGAGTGA
- a CDS encoding Rqc2 family fibronectin-binding protein, producing the protein MEGLLLARALLDVRAILPARGLGWVFPDETTAALLLDGTTNLVLSYRPPQPGLYLSRERLAGDPKNAFQRTLANRARGDLVSAEQLKLDRVALLTFSGERGFVDVAPIRLVFELTGRNANVLLLEAGDGFEGRIVAAAREITNARNRFRSVRTGGVYTPPPPYEKLDPRTITPDEARSLADTPIGKWREHIDGLGLTLSAELARRARVPVSTPPGDAWPRAFEALRSLVDDPTPREGDLSEGMREAVRADKADVLRKALREPLAKRRTLLLNQLGDVERALGAYETAQGERTQADLLMAYSHLVEPGAVSASLPDFNGEGEASVPLDPALSAVQNAEKLYARARRREEVFERLALREPALRAELTELDASLARLDTAGLGELELMRADLVEAKGDKPAVGARYTSPSGFEVLVGRNNKENDLLTHKVARSTDFWFHVQGYPGSHVIVRTIGKDLAVPDILMAAALAAHYSKASGSGNVAVDYTRKKNVWKPRGAPAGSVHYTQQKTVWVDPALP; encoded by the coding sequence ATGGAAGGTTTGCTGCTCGCCCGCGCGCTGCTCGACGTTCGCGCCATCCTGCCCGCGCGAGGCCTGGGCTGGGTGTTTCCGGACGAAACCACGGCGGCCCTGCTTCTCGACGGCACGACGAACCTCGTGCTGAGCTACCGCCCTCCGCAACCCGGCTTGTACCTGTCGCGCGAGCGCCTCGCGGGCGACCCTAAAAATGCCTTTCAGCGCACGCTTGCCAACCGAGCGCGCGGCGACCTTGTCAGCGCCGAGCAACTCAAGCTCGACCGCGTGGCCCTGCTGACCTTCTCGGGCGAACGCGGCTTCGTGGACGTCGCCCCGATTCGCCTCGTGTTCGAGTTGACGGGCCGCAACGCGAACGTGTTGCTGCTCGAAGCGGGCGATGGATTCGAGGGACGGATCGTTGCGGCGGCGCGCGAGATCACGAATGCGCGCAACCGTTTTCGTTCGGTTCGAACGGGCGGCGTGTACACTCCGCCGCCGCCGTACGAGAAGCTCGATCCGCGCACGATCACGCCGGACGAGGCGAGATCGCTCGCGGACACGCCGATCGGAAAGTGGCGTGAGCACATCGACGGGCTTGGCCTCACGCTCTCGGCGGAACTCGCCCGTCGAGCAAGGGTGCCGGTGTCGACGCCGCCGGGTGACGCGTGGCCGCGCGCCTTCGAGGCGCTGCGGTCGCTCGTGGACGATCCCACGCCGCGCGAAGGCGACCTCTCGGAGGGCATGCGCGAGGCGGTGCGGGCCGACAAGGCCGACGTGCTGCGCAAGGCGCTGCGCGAACCGCTCGCCAAGCGCCGTACGCTGCTGCTCAATCAACTAGGCGACGTCGAACGGGCCCTCGGGGCTTACGAGACGGCGCAAGGCGAGCGAACGCAAGCGGACTTGCTGATGGCTTACTCGCACCTCGTCGAACCTGGCGCGGTTTCGGCGAGCCTGCCCGACTTCAACGGAGAAGGAGAAGCGAGCGTGCCCCTCGATCCGGCCCTCTCGGCCGTTCAGAACGCCGAGAAGCTGTATGCCCGCGCTCGGCGCCGAGAGGAGGTGTTCGAGCGGCTCGCGCTGCGCGAGCCCGCCTTGCGAGCGGAACTCACGGAGCTCGACGCGAGCCTCGCGAGGCTCGACACGGCGGGGCTCGGGGAACTCGAGCTCATGAGGGCGGACCTCGTGGAAGCCAAGGGCGACAAGCCGGCCGTCGGCGCACGCTACACCTCGCCGAGCGGCTTCGAGGTGCTCGTCGGACGCAACAACAAGGAAAACGATTTGTTGACGCACAAAGTCGCTCGCTCCACCGATTTCTGGTTTCACGTGCAAGGCTATCCGGGCTCACACGTCATCGTGCGTACGATCGGCAAGGACCTCGCCGTGCCCGACATCCTCATGGCCGCCGCGCTCGCCGCGCATTACTCCAAGGCGTCGGGCAGCGGAAACGTTGCCGTGGACTACACCCGCAAGAAGAACGTGTGGAAGCCGCGCGGCGCTCCTGCGGGCAGCGTGCACTACACGCAGCAGAAGACCGTGTGGGTGGATCCCGCTTTGCCGTGA
- a CDS encoding cyclic-di-AMP receptor: protein MKLVLAVIQDADAVGLIRALSENAFEVTKLASTGGFLREGNTTLMIGVGDERMPELKRIVALACRSRTRLVTPGMPVGEQAESFVNEPVEVPVGGAVMFVLSVDEFVRV from the coding sequence ATGAAGCTCGTTTTGGCCGTCATTCAGGACGCCGACGCCGTGGGACTCATTCGCGCCCTCAGCGAAAATGCGTTCGAAGTTACGAAGCTCGCCTCGACCGGAGGGTTTTTGCGAGAAGGCAACACCACCCTCATGATCGGCGTGGGCGACGAACGCATGCCGGAACTCAAGCGCATCGTGGCGCTCGCCTGTCGCTCTCGAACCCGCCTCGTGACGCCCGGCATGCCGGTCGGCGAGCAGGCGGAGTCGTTCGTGAACGAGCCCGTGGAGGTGCCCGTGGGCGGCGCAGTGATGTTCGTTCTCAGCGTCGACGAGTTCGTGCGCGTCTGA